Proteins from a genomic interval of Sugiyamaella lignohabitans strain CBS 10342 chromosome C, complete sequence:
- the SNF3 gene encoding Snf3p (Plasma membrane low glucose sensor, regulates glucose transport; contains 12 predicted transmembrane segments and a long C-terminal tail required for induction of hexose transporters; also senses fructose and mannose; SNF3 has a paralog, RGT2, that arose from the whole genome duplication; GO_component: GO:0016021 - integral component of membrane [Evidence IEA,IEA]; GO_component: GO:0016021 - integral component of membrane [Evidence ISM] [PMID 12192589]; GO_component: GO:0016020 - membrane [Evidence IEA,IEA]; GO_component: GO:0005886 - plasma membrane [Evidence IEA,IEA]; GO_component: GO:0005886 - plasma membrane [Evidence IDA] [PMID 2406560]; GO_component: GO:0005886 - plasma membrane [Evidence IDA] [PMID 24124599]; GO_function: GO:0005536 - glucose binding [Evidence TAS] [PMID 10477308]; GO_function: GO:0005355 - glucose transmembrane transporter activity [Evidence TAS] [PMID 10477308]; GO_function: GO:0004872 - receptor activity [Evidence TAS] [PMID 10477308]; GO_function: GO:0022891 - substrate-specific transmembrane transporter activity [Evidence IEA]; GO_function: GO:0022857 - transmembrane transporter activity [Evidence IEA]; GO_function: GO:0005215 - transporter activity [Evidence IEA]; GO_process: GO:0008643 - carbohydrate transport [Evidence IEA]; GO_process: GO:0051594 - detection of glucose [Evidence IGI,IMP] [PMID 8901598]; GO_process: GO:0015755 - fructose transport [Evidence IMP] [PMID 2046678]; GO_process: GO:0015758 - glucose transport [Evidence IMP] [PMID 2046678]; GO_process: GO:0015758 - glucose transport [Evidence IGI] [PMID 9564039]; GO_process: GO:0015761 - mannose transport [Evidence IMP] [PMID 2046678]; GO_process: GO:0045835 - negative regulation of meiosis [Evidence IMP] [PMID 18616605]; GO_process: GO:0007165 - signal transduction [Evidence TAS] [PMID 10477308]; GO_process: GO:0055085 - transmembrane transport [Evidence IEA]; GO_process: GO:0006810 - transport [Evidence IEA,IEA]) encodes MILPKIYNQYFVAIIATIGGALFGFDISSMSATIGTPQYLDYFNSPSPSTQGGINASMPGGSLVGSLVAGIVCDMIGRKYTIQFSCFLWIVGSTISCASQNVAMLIVGRFINGLCVGVTSSQIPVYLSEISRHERRGRIVVIQQLAIEWGILILFFIGYGCSYIPGTASFRITWGLQMVPGFVLIFLMPMLPESPRYLASKDRWDECHEILAQVHAKGNKDDTVVLAEMMDIRTIVELERDASSTYLALFSKKNWRRSMVGIMSQVWQQLAGGNVMLYFVVYVFQMAGLTGQINLIASSVQYVIMVIFTTPVMFYVDKVGRRPLLIIGAIGMGTFVFAVGGILATYGKYADEVGGNANIHITLEGQFGPSRGVLVCSYLFVLGK; translated from the coding sequence ATGATTCTTCCAAAGATCTATAACCAGTATTTCGTGGCTATCATCGCCACTATTGGTGGAGCCCTATTTGGGTTCGACATCAGTTCTATGAGTGCAACTATTGGTACTCCTCAATATCTGGACTATTTTAATAGTCCAAGTCCATCAACCCAAGGTGGAATTAATGCTTCGATGCCTGGTGGATCTTTGGTAGGCTCACTTGTAGCTGGTATTGTTTGTGACATGATTGGTAGAAAGTATACCATTCAATTTAGTTGTTTCCTGTGGATTGTAGGTTCTACTATTTCTTGTGCGTCTCAAAATGTGGCCATGTTAATTGTCGGTAGATTTATTAATGGACTATGTGTTGGAGTTACCTCGTCTCAAATCCCAGTATATCTATCCGAGATTTCAAGACACGAACGTCGTGGTCGCATTGTTGTGATCCAACAGCTAGCAATCGAGTGGGGTATTCTAATCCTGTTTTTTATTGGTTATGGTTGTTCATATATTCCAGGAACTGCTTCCTTCAGAATTACCTGGGGATTACAAATGGTTCCTGGCTTTGTCTTGATTTTCctgatgccaatgctgccaGAATCGCCTCGTTATCTTGCCTCGAAAGATAGATGGGACGAATGTCATGAAATTCTTGCTCAGGTACATGCCAAAGGAAACAAGGATGATACAGTCGTTCTCGCTGAAATGATGGATATCCGTACTattgttgagcttgaacGAGATGCCTCGTCCACTTATTTGGCCCTTTTCAGTAAAAAGaattggagaagaagtaTGGTCGGAATTATGTCCCAAGTATGGCAGCAATTGGCAGGTGGTAATGTGATGCTTTACTTTGTTGTTTACGTTTTCCAAATGGCTGGTCTGACTGGACAAATTAATTTGATTGCCAGCTCGGTGCAATATGTCATCATGGTTATTTTCACCACCCCAGTTATGTTCTATGTTGACAAAGTGGGTCGTAGACCGTTGTTAATTATTGGCGCAATTGGAATGGgtacttttgtttttgctgTCGGTGGTATTTTGGCTACATATGGAAAATATGCTGATGAAGTTGGCGGTAATGCTAACATCCATATTACATTAGAAGGACAATTCGGTCCTTCAAGAGGAGTTCTAGTTTGTTCATACTTGTTTGTACTGGGTAAGTGA
- the coq9 gene encoding ubiquinone biosynthesis protein Coq9 (predicted) codes for MFARRLYSTASSASKSTTQILDVSLKYVPELGFENALVKGIRELGYSDAAHSVFPQGTFNLVQHHLKQQRLALSKSAAELPTSTPSHNILSSLVKSRLRANIEVLGSPTRLSEAISIMTLPSNLPGSLEELHSLSDEIMYLAHDRSTGFDWYTNRGSLSAIYASSGKFRSSDSVFSRNNCSIERRSYYYIASL; via the coding sequence ATGTTTGCTCGACGATTGTATTCGACAGCATCATCTGCGTCAAAATCCACAACACAGATCCTCGATGTGTCACTGAAATATGTTCCTGAACTCGGTTTTGAGAACGCTCTTGTCAAAGGTATTCGTGAGCTAGGATATTCGGATGCTGCTCATTCTGTGTTTCCACAAGGAACTTTCAATCTTGTTCAACATCATCTTAAACAACAACGATTAGCACTTTCCAAATCAGCTGCTGAACTGCCTACTTCAACTCCATCCCATAATATTCTCTCTTCTCTAGTAAAATCACGACTTCGAGCCAACATTGAGGTACTAGGCTCACCTACCCGTCTTTCCGAAGCTATTTCAATAATGACTTTACCTAGCAACCTTCCAGGCTCTTTAGAAGAGCTGCACTCTCTATCAGATGAAATAATGTACCTGGCCCATGATCGATCAACTGGATTTGATTGGTACACCAACCGAGGATCATTGTCTGCCATCTATGCCTCGTCAGGTAAGTTTCGATCTAGTGATTCAGTCTTTTCAAGGAACAATTGCTCTATTGAGAGGCGttcatattattatattgcTAGCTTATAG